The following proteins come from a genomic window of Lolium rigidum isolate FL_2022 chromosome 5, APGP_CSIRO_Lrig_0.1, whole genome shotgun sequence:
- the LOC124655538 gene encoding GRF1-interacting factor 2-like isoform X1 — protein sequence MQQAMPMPTGAPAAGMPPAAGLSTEQIQKYLDENKQLILAILENQNLGKLAECAQYQAQLQKNLLYLAAIADTQPQTPVSRPQMAPPGAAGQYMSQVPMFPPRTPLTPQQMQEQQLQQQQAQSLPFGGQMTGRPGVVNGMQAQQVEPTYAAGGATSEPSASDNNDGRSES from the exons ATGCAGCAAGCGATGCCCATGCCCAcgggggcgccggcggcggggatGCCTCCGGCGGCTGGACTCAGCACCGAGCAGATCCAGAAG TATCTGGATGAAAATAAGCAACTTATTTTGGCTATCTTGGAAAATCAGAACCTCGGAAAGTTGGCAGAATGTGCTCA GTATCAAGCCCAGCTTCAGAAGAATCTCCTGTATTTGGCTGCAATTGCTGATACCCAGCCACAGACCCCTGTAAGCCGTCCTCAG ATGGCTCCACCTGGTGCTGCAGGACAATACATGTCGCAGGTGCCAATGTTCCCTCCGAGGACCCCTCTAACTCCCCAGCAGATGCAGGAGCAGCAACTACAGCAACAGCAAGCTCAATCGCTTCCATTCGGTGGTCAAATGACTGGGAGACCTGGGGTTGTCAATGGCATGCAGGCCCAGCAAGTCGAACCAACCTATGCAGCAGGTGGGGCCACTTCTGAGCCTTCGGCCTCTGATAATAATGATGGCAGAAGCGAGTCCTAA
- the LOC124655538 gene encoding GRF1-interacting factor 2-like isoform X2 encodes MQQAMPMPTGAPAAGMPPAAGLSTEQIQKYLDENKQLILAILENQNLGKLAECAQYQAQLQKNLLYLAAIADTQPQTPMAPPGAAGQYMSQVPMFPPRTPLTPQQMQEQQLQQQQAQSLPFGGQMTGRPGVVNGMQAQQVEPTYAAGGATSEPSASDNNDGRSES; translated from the exons ATGCAGCAAGCGATGCCCATGCCCAcgggggcgccggcggcggggatGCCTCCGGCGGCTGGACTCAGCACCGAGCAGATCCAGAAG TATCTGGATGAAAATAAGCAACTTATTTTGGCTATCTTGGAAAATCAGAACCTCGGAAAGTTGGCAGAATGTGCTCA GTATCAAGCCCAGCTTCAGAAGAATCTCCTGTATTTGGCTGCAATTGCTGATACCCAGCCACAGACCCCT ATGGCTCCACCTGGTGCTGCAGGACAATACATGTCGCAGGTGCCAATGTTCCCTCCGAGGACCCCTCTAACTCCCCAGCAGATGCAGGAGCAGCAACTACAGCAACAGCAAGCTCAATCGCTTCCATTCGGTGGTCAAATGACTGGGAGACCTGGGGTTGTCAATGGCATGCAGGCCCAGCAAGTCGAACCAACCTATGCAGCAGGTGGGGCCACTTCTGAGCCTTCGGCCTCTGATAATAATGATGGCAGAAGCGAGTCCTAA